Genomic DNA from Blastocatellia bacterium:
CGCGTCGGAGGCGTGAGCCCGCTCCCTGAGAATGCCTTAAATCTCGGATATTTTCAAGGCGATCTTCGGGAGAACGTCGAGGAGAATCGGCGTCGGTTCCTCCGGGCGCTCGGGGCCGGGACAGGCAATCTCTTCACCCTGCGTCAGCAGCATTCCGATCGCCTTGTGGTCGTTGAAGACGGAACGACATGCGCGAGTCCCCCGCCGGAAGGGGATGCTCTGGTGACAGCACGACCGGGCGTTCTTCTGGGCGTGTTGACGGCCGACTGCCTGCCCATCCTCATCTTCGATGCGCGCACGCGGGCACGGGCGGCCGTTCATGCCGGCTGGCGAGGGACGCTCGCCCGCATCGTCGAGAAGACGCTCGACCTGATGGCCTCTCGATTCGGTACCCGCGGCCACGACTGTTATGTGGCCATCGGACCGGCGATCCAGAAATGCTGTTATGAGGTTGGGCCGGAGGTCATCGAGCTGTTTCGTCGGGAGTTTCCGCAAACACATGTCCTTTCCTCCGCTCGCCCATCGGGCAAAGCGCATCTCGACCTCATCGAAGCCACACGGGCGCAGCTTCTCGCTCGCTCCGTTCCCCCGGAGCAGATTTATGTCTGCTCACTTTGTACCGCCTGTCACGGCGAACTCTTCTTCTCTTATCGGCGCGAAGGGAGATCGAACAATCACGTCGGGCGGATGATCACCGTCATCGGAGAACTCAATGCGTGAAACCTTTTCGCCTGAGCCTTCACGCCCGCGGAAGCGGGGCCACCGGAACGCGCTCTGCGTCGTCCCCTCCACCGGAAATGTGGCGCAGGATTTCCCGCCTGTACTTTTTGCCGACGCGAGAATCCGCGCCGCCTTTCATCGCTCCCGAATGTCGTCACGGATGAGGGGGGTAATTCTCCGACATCAACGCTCGAGGGTTCTATGATCTCCTTTGCCCGACGACGGCGAGACTCCCGGCGCTCACGACTCGGTTTTCCCCTTCCCTCGACGGACCTGCTTCTGCTCATGATGTCAATGATCTGGGGGGTTAATTTCACCGTCATCAAGACGGCGCTCGACGATTTCTCGCCGCTCAGTTTCAATGCCGTGCGCTTCCTCATCGCCTCGACGGCTCTGTACCTGTTTTTTCGACACCGGCAGTCATCGTTCACCATTCAACGCGAGCACCTCGGATCACTCATTGGCCTGGGAATTCTCGCCAACACGATCTATCAGGTAGCTTTCATCGAGGGCGTGGCTCGCTCGCGGGCCGGCAATGCGGCGCTGATTCTGGCGACGACGCCGATTTTTGTCGCTCTGCTCAGTGCTGTTCGCGGCCACGAGAGGCTCGATCTCCGATCCGTCGTCGGCGTCCTTTTATCATTCACCGGCATCGCCCTGATCATGGGCGACAAGGTGCGAGAGATCGCCTTCGGGCAAACCCTCTTTGGCGATCTTCTTTTACTTTTGGCCACGCTCTGCTGGGCAATCTACACGGTGGGACTGAAACGATTCACGCTTCAATACGGCGCGGTCCAAAGCACGGTGGTGACGATGATCGCCGGGACGGTGCCGCTGGTGATGATTTCGCTCCCCTCGTTGCAGGCGCAATCCTGGGCGGCGATCCGGCCGATAGCCTGGGCGGCACTTCTCTTCAGCGCGCTGGGAGCGATCGTCTTTTGCTTCGTCGTGTGGAACTACGGCGTCGAACGGCTGGGAGGGACGCGAACGGCCGTTTACTCCAATGTGAGTCCGATCATCGCCATGATCGCTGCCGGGATCGGTTTGAATGAACGTCCCACGCCCGGCCAACTGGTGGGAGCGGCAGTGATTCTCCTGGGTCTTTATCTCGTTCGCGCCCGGGAGGAAGTTGAAATCACCACTTAGAGAACTCGCGCCAGCTCCACCAGCAAATGGGCGACGCTGACGATTCCCTGATGATAGTTTTCCAGGCTGAGCCATTCGTTGGGCGCGTGCGAGTTCTCATCCGGCAGACCGAAACCAAGCAGCAGGCAGGGTCGCGCGAGAATCTGATGGATTGTGGCAACGAAAGGAATCGAACCCCCTTCGCGGATGAAAACGGCCTGACGCCCGAAACCCTTCGCCAGAGCGCGACTGGCCGCTTGAAAAGCCGGGTGCTCATAAGGAGCGAGGAAAGGACGGCCCGTCGAGAGCTTTCGGACCTCGACCGTCACCGTGGGCGGGGCAATCTGGCGAACATAATTCTCGAACAGGCGAGCAATCTCCTCAGGGTCCTGATCCGGGACAAGCCGCATGCTGATCTTGGCCAGCGCACGAGCGGGGATGATAGTCTTCGCTCCTTCGGCCGTGTGGCCGCTCACCAGGCCGTTGACATCGAGCGTGGGACGCGCCCAGATGCGTTCGAGCGTCGCGAAGCCCCGTTCGCCCGTCAGCGCGGGCGATCCGGTCAGGCGTAAAAATTCCGACTCAACGAAGGGGAGCTGCCGCAGTTGCGCGCGCTCGCGGCGGCCGAGACGCCGGACCCTGTCATAAAATCCCGGAATCTTCACCCGACCATCGGGCCCTTTGAGCTGCGCGATGATCTCACATAGCACATTCGCCGGATTGGCTACCGCTCCGCCAAAGGAGCCGGAATGCAAATCCACCGACGGTCCACGCACCTCCACTTCCATGTAGGTCAATCCTCGCAGGCCATAACAAATCGAAGGGAGCCCGCGCTCGAGCATCGGCGTATCCGAGATCACGACGATGTCGGCCTGAAGAAGATCACGATGCGCCGCCAGGAACTCTTCCAGGTGTTCGCTCCCGATCTCTTCTTCTCCCTCCACGATGAACTTGACGTTGAGCGGAAGCGACCCTGCTGTCCGCAACCAGGCTTCGACGGCCTTGAGATGGATGTAGACCTGACCTTTGTCATCGGTGGTTCCCCGGCCGTAGAGGGCTCCGTCGCGCACTGTCGCTTCAAAGGGCGGTGTGATCCATTCCGACAACGGTTCGACCGGTTGAACGTCGTAGTGACCGTAGATGAGGATGGTCGGCTTTCCCGGTGCCCCGAGCCATTCCCCGTAGACCACCGGATGACCGCCGGTGGGCATCACCTCGGCTCGGGTGAGGCCGCTTTCCACCATCTTCTGTCGGAGATATTCGGCGCAGCGCCGCACATCCTCACGGTGAGCGCTCGATGAACTGATGCTCGGAATGCGAACGATCTCGACAAGCT
This window encodes:
- the pgeF gene encoding peptidoglycan editing factor PgeF, coding for MNHFRLTACNDLLLVRIPSLERFGLVAATSTRVGGVSPLPENALNLGYFQGDLRENVEENRRRFLRALGAGTGNLFTLRQQHSDRLVVVEDGTTCASPPPEGDALVTARPGVLLGVLTADCLPILIFDARTRARAAVHAGWRGTLARIVEKTLDLMASRFGTRGHDCYVAIGPAIQKCCYEVGPEVIELFRREFPQTHVLSSARPSGKAHLDLIEATRAQLLARSVPPEQIYVCSLCTACHGELFFSYRREGRSNNHVGRMITVIGELNA
- a CDS encoding dipeptidase, with translation MVEESYLEAVLAYIEENRQRYVDELVEIVRIPSISSSSAHREDVRRCAEYLRQKMVESGLTRAEVMPTGGHPVVYGEWLGAPGKPTILIYGHYDVQPVEPLSEWITPPFEATVRDGALYGRGTTDDKGQVYIHLKAVEAWLRTAGSLPLNVKFIVEGEEEIGSEHLEEFLAAHRDLLQADIVVISDTPMLERGLPSICYGLRGLTYMEVEVRGPSVDLHSGSFGGAVANPANVLCEIIAQLKGPDGRVKIPGFYDRVRRLGRRERAQLRQLPFVESEFLRLTGSPALTGERGFATLERIWARPTLDVNGLVSGHTAEGAKTIIPARALAKISMRLVPDQDPEEIARLFENYVRQIAPPTVTVEVRKLSTGRPFLAPYEHPAFQAASRALAKGFGRQAVFIREGGSIPFVATIHQILARPCLLLGFGLPDENSHAPNEWLSLENYHQGIVSVAHLLVELARVL
- a CDS encoding DMT family transporter, which produces MISFARRRRDSRRSRLGFPLPSTDLLLLMMSMIWGVNFTVIKTALDDFSPLSFNAVRFLIASTALYLFFRHRQSSFTIQREHLGSLIGLGILANTIYQVAFIEGVARSRAGNAALILATTPIFVALLSAVRGHERLDLRSVVGVLLSFTGIALIMGDKVREIAFGQTLFGDLLLLLATLCWAIYTVGLKRFTLQYGAVQSTVVTMIAGTVPLVMISLPSLQAQSWAAIRPIAWAALLFSALGAIVFCFVVWNYGVERLGGTRTAVYSNVSPIIAMIAAGIGLNERPTPGQLVGAAVILLGLYLVRAREEVEITT